The following proteins are encoded in a genomic region of Variovorax paradoxus:
- a CDS encoding SGNH/GDSL hydrolase family protein: MAAAGASMIPFATAAAQSAGGGPVTAQHMLTVYTFGDSVLDCGRYNDEGVHPGQLLVKNDDRLFPDFAGRDLQSRRPAQLDHRAVDGATVDELAEQSRGVRLPQHAALALLTIGGNDLIRGLAADTGQGMRIFERKLATFLQRLPVRPVLMASVYDPTFGDDARNFLGVEPRTARANHRRVNEIIAALAGRHGRFVDLHAHFLAGDPSWFTRTIEPSLRGASEVRRAFSGEIG; encoded by the coding sequence ATGGCCGCCGCCGGTGCTTCAATGATCCCGTTCGCCACCGCCGCGGCGCAGTCCGCCGGCGGCGGTCCTGTCACTGCCCAACACATGCTGACCGTATACACCTTCGGCGACTCGGTACTCGACTGTGGCCGCTACAACGATGAAGGCGTCCACCCCGGCCAATTGCTGGTGAAGAACGACGACCGGCTGTTTCCCGACTTTGCGGGACGAGACCTGCAGTCGCGCCGGCCGGCGCAACTCGATCACCGGGCCGTCGATGGAGCGACCGTGGATGAACTCGCCGAGCAATCACGCGGCGTGCGGCTGCCGCAGCATGCGGCGCTTGCGTTGCTGACGATCGGCGGCAACGACCTGATCCGAGGGCTCGCCGCCGACACCGGCCAAGGCATGCGCATCTTCGAGCGCAAGCTCGCGACTTTCCTGCAGCGGCTACCGGTGCGACCGGTGCTGATGGCGAGTGTGTACGACCCCACCTTCGGCGACGACGCGCGCAATTTCCTGGGCGTCGAGCCGCGCACCGCACGCGCCAACCATCGCCGCGTCAACGAAATCATTGCAGCGCTTGCTGGACGGCACGGCCGCTTCGTCGATCTCCATGCGCACTTTCTGGCCGGCGACCCTTCGTGGTTCACTCGGACCATCGAGCCGAGCCTCCGCGGTGCGTCCGAAGTACGCCGTGCCTTCTCGGGGGAAATTGGCTGA
- the tnpC gene encoding IS66 family transposase, translated as MPIQAGVPSPATASITAEELAGLIAERDALAGALRVATTERDLALERLKALQRQLFAAKSEARGTDQKDLFLNEAEALAPTDQTPQAEVEDIDEEESTPVAGHQRKKRGRKPLDPALPRDIVRHELPESERVCAHDGHALVEIGAEVSEQMDVIPEQVRVLQHHRIKYACPCCDQSLKVAPVPARIIPRGLLTEEAQAWVITGKYQFGMPLYRTAVLLRRFGGDIASNTLASGIVRIGQAVQPVINLLRDHLLDSDLIYGDETHVQVLKEPGRKAQTKSFMWAQMNGTGPPVRLFAYAPGRGAVHAEKLYAGIRPGTTLITDGYEVYNGIAKAGGLTHLGCWVHARRPFIKAEEATPKAARSPDQLATRFVRLIGKLYRAESLARDWTPARRLRMRSRYSAAVVREIERLLLTHLHAVAPSSLLGEALHYLHGQWPKLVRFLDNGTWPLDSNPVENAIRPFVVGRRSWLFADTVGGANASANLYSLIETAKANNVEPYRYLVALFKKLPLAQTVDDYEALLPWNIELGGA; from the coding sequence ATGCCGATCCAAGCGGGCGTGCCGTCGCCTGCCACTGCCTCCATCACCGCTGAAGAACTCGCTGGTCTCATTGCCGAGCGCGACGCGCTGGCCGGTGCGCTTCGGGTGGCGACCACCGAGCGGGACCTGGCCCTGGAGCGTTTGAAGGCGCTGCAGCGCCAGCTCTTCGCCGCCAAGAGCGAAGCCCGCGGCACCGATCAGAAGGACCTGTTCCTGAACGAGGCCGAGGCACTCGCGCCCACCGATCAGACGCCGCAGGCCGAGGTCGAAGACATCGACGAAGAGGAGTCGACGCCGGTCGCCGGTCACCAGCGCAAGAAGCGTGGACGCAAGCCGCTGGATCCGGCGCTGCCGCGCGACATCGTGCGCCACGAGCTGCCCGAGTCCGAGCGTGTGTGCGCTCACGATGGCCACGCATTGGTCGAGATCGGCGCCGAGGTCAGCGAGCAGATGGACGTCATCCCCGAGCAGGTGCGTGTGCTGCAGCATCACCGCATCAAGTACGCCTGTCCCTGCTGCGATCAGAGCCTGAAGGTCGCGCCGGTGCCGGCGCGCATCATCCCGCGAGGCCTCCTCACCGAAGAGGCCCAGGCCTGGGTCATCACCGGCAAGTACCAGTTCGGCATGCCGCTGTACCGCACGGCCGTCTTGCTGCGCCGCTTCGGTGGCGACATCGCGAGCAACACGCTGGCGTCGGGCATCGTGCGCATCGGCCAGGCTGTGCAGCCGGTCATCAACTTGCTGCGCGACCACTTGCTGGACTCGGACCTGATCTACGGCGACGAGACCCACGTCCAGGTACTGAAGGAGCCTGGGCGCAAGGCACAGACGAAGAGCTTCATGTGGGCGCAGATGAATGGCACGGGTCCACCGGTGCGATTGTTCGCCTATGCGCCGGGACGCGGCGCTGTGCACGCCGAGAAGCTGTATGCCGGCATCCGCCCCGGCACCACGCTCATCACTGATGGCTACGAGGTCTACAACGGCATCGCGAAGGCCGGTGGTCTCACGCACCTTGGGTGCTGGGTCCACGCGCGCCGACCGTTCATCAAGGCCGAGGAAGCCACCCCGAAGGCGGCTCGCTCGCCGGATCAGCTCGCGACCCGGTTCGTGCGGCTGATTGGCAAGCTGTACCGTGCCGAGTCCTTGGCCAGGGACTGGACGCCCGCGCGCCGGCTGCGGATGCGTTCGCGCTACAGCGCCGCGGTTGTGCGCGAGATCGAGCGGCTGCTGCTCACGCACCTGCACGCCGTCGCGCCATCGAGCTTGCTGGGCGAGGCACTGCACTACCTGCACGGGCAGTGGCCCAAGCTCGTGCGCTTCCTGGACAACGGCACCTGGCCGCTGGACTCCAACCCGGTGGAGAACGCGATCCGGCCCTTCGTCGTCGGAAGGCGCAGTTGGTTGTTCGCCGACACCGTGGGCGGCGCGAATGCCAGCGCCAACCTGTACTCGCTGATCGAGACAGCCAAGGCCAACAACGTCGAGCCCTACCGATACCTGGTCGCGTTGTTCAAGAAGCTGCCGCTGGCGCAGACGGTCGACGACTACGAGGCGCTGCTGCCCTGGAACATCGAGCTCGGCGGCGCGTAG
- the tnpB gene encoding IS66 family insertion sequence element accessory protein TnpB (TnpB, as the term is used for proteins encoded by IS66 family insertion elements, is considered an accessory protein, since TnpC, encoded by a neighboring gene, is a DDE family transposase.) — MFRFDEGLKVYLHREPVDFRLSINGLAVLVEQALGLDPFASCAYVFSNRRRDRVKILGWERNGFWLLLKRLEKDRFIWPSAEAVPTLTPEQLHWLLEGIDIALVQRHSRLRYASVA, encoded by the coding sequence GTGTTCCGCTTCGACGAAGGGCTGAAGGTCTATCTGCACCGCGAGCCGGTGGACTTCCGGCTGAGCATCAACGGCTTGGCGGTGCTGGTGGAGCAGGCCCTGGGCCTGGACCCGTTCGCCTCGTGCGCCTACGTGTTCAGCAACCGCCGGCGCGACCGGGTCAAGATCCTGGGCTGGGAACGCAACGGCTTCTGGCTGTTGCTCAAGCGCCTGGAGAAGGACAGGTTCATCTGGCCCTCGGCCGAGGCGGTGCCCACGCTGACCCCCGAGCAACTGCACTGGTTGCTCGAGGGCATCGACATCGCGCTGGTGCAACGCCACTCCCGTCTGCGCTATGCCAGCGTGGCTTGA
- the tnpA gene encoding IS66-like element accessory protein TnpA: MTDDLEDLKRRLVVGHKSDGRSVYDEAAKSQLVALCLQPGASVSRLARECGVNANQVGRWLREHGHGGRARKAAASVVPAPAAFVAVAVPPASPIAARSGGDIVAVMDVQAHLPNGVTIDIRGVELRNVGEVIEALGRLRCSASTKG; this comes from the coding sequence ATGACAGACGATTTGGAAGACCTCAAGCGCCGGCTGGTGGTGGGGCACAAGAGCGACGGACGCAGCGTGTACGACGAAGCAGCGAAGTCGCAATTGGTCGCACTGTGCCTGCAGCCAGGCGCCTCGGTGTCGCGCCTGGCGCGCGAGTGCGGCGTCAATGCCAACCAGGTGGGGCGCTGGCTTCGCGAGCATGGCCACGGTGGTCGTGCGCGCAAGGCCGCTGCCAGCGTAGTGCCGGCGCCTGCGGCGTTCGTGGCGGTTGCAGTGCCGCCGGCGTCGCCGATCGCGGCCCGAAGCGGCGGCGACATCGTCGCCGTGATGGACGTGCAGGCACACTTGCCCAACGGCGTGACGATCGACATTCGCGGCGTCGAGCTGCGCAACGTCGGCGAAGTGATCGAGGCGCTCGGGAGGCTGCGGTGTTCCGCTTCGACGAAGGGCTGA
- a CDS encoding GAF domain-containing protein, translated as MKMRKFPISTPPPMTSKKNPIHGVKKQSLLDRKWFVESLSFVPAVTAGAAASAKFFFESSYVLGWGLAIACAWTVAFSIIKVIHAKRQDERDDDLRSHDGLVAALTVVHELVARAAGLSQEEKMKCLRATFHRVVPPVGESDEIEQIVNYVGGAGDGAGRKFPIRSGITGQAIRENAVFVMDRQSDAYEDYKKELIRHWHYTEKDIRSITSDRFSAIAVPIQSRNGQQVIGVVYLDSSKKNFFSSDAVKEAVANGCWGIARYTGERYV; from the coding sequence ATGAAGATGAGAAAATTTCCGATCTCCACCCCCCCTCCCATGACATCAAAAAAGAATCCGATCCATGGTGTAAAGAAGCAAAGCCTGCTTGACCGGAAATGGTTCGTCGAATCGCTTTCATTCGTTCCCGCAGTCACTGCGGGCGCTGCCGCTTCCGCGAAGTTCTTTTTTGAATCCAGCTACGTACTTGGATGGGGATTGGCAATTGCCTGCGCGTGGACGGTGGCTTTTTCGATTATCAAGGTAATTCACGCAAAGCGGCAGGATGAAAGGGATGACGACCTTCGCAGCCACGATGGCCTCGTTGCCGCGCTGACCGTCGTGCATGAACTGGTCGCGAGAGCCGCCGGGCTCTCCCAAGAGGAAAAGATGAAGTGCCTGCGGGCCACCTTCCATCGGGTCGTGCCTCCTGTCGGCGAAAGCGACGAAATAGAACAGATCGTGAATTACGTCGGCGGCGCAGGAGACGGTGCAGGCCGCAAATTCCCGATACGGTCGGGAATTACAGGCCAAGCGATCAGGGAGAACGCGGTGTTCGTGATGGATCGGCAAAGCGATGCTTATGAGGACTACAAAAAGGAACTCATCAGGCACTGGCACTACACTGAAAAAGATATCAGATCGATCACCAGCGATCGGTTTTCGGCTATTGCGGTCCCTATCCAGTCCAGGAATGGACAGCAGGTCATCGGAGTGGTCTACTTGGACAGCAGCAAGAAGAACTTTTTCTCTTCCGATGCCGTCAAAGAGGCGGTTGCCAATGGATGCTGGGGAATTGCCCGTTACACAGGAGAACGTTATGTCTAG